A genomic region of Caulobacter sp. NIBR2454 contains the following coding sequences:
- a CDS encoding acid phosphatase: MRLLFAAAFSLVASVALSASKDAPKGYLPAGALDTTIIVPPAPVAGTTRYEADRTIFLSTRSLKDGPRWALALKDDNYEGLMGAFSCAVGFTPDEKSTPALIRIMHRMEPDLDAAVRAAKTLYQRQRPFMIDDGEICLAKTDALRKSPDYPSGHGTLGWVASLILAEAAPERASQIVQRGRAFGESRIVCGVHNASAIEASRITGSALVARLHGEAQFRKDMDLARAEVVKARTTAAKPDPAACEAEAALIAKPPF, encoded by the coding sequence ATGCGTCTCTTATTCGCCGCCGCCTTCAGCCTTGTCGCCAGTGTGGCGCTCTCCGCTTCGAAGGATGCCCCCAAGGGCTACCTGCCGGCCGGCGCGCTCGACACCACCATCATTGTTCCCCCTGCTCCGGTCGCCGGCACGACGCGCTATGAGGCCGATCGCACCATTTTCCTGTCGACCCGCTCGTTAAAGGACGGACCCCGCTGGGCGCTCGCGCTCAAGGACGACAATTACGAGGGCCTGATGGGGGCCTTTTCGTGCGCCGTCGGCTTCACCCCGGACGAGAAGTCCACCCCGGCCTTGATCCGGATCATGCATCGCATGGAGCCCGATCTGGACGCCGCCGTGCGGGCGGCCAAGACGCTGTATCAGCGCCAGCGCCCCTTTATGATCGACGACGGTGAGATCTGCCTGGCAAAGACCGACGCCTTGAGGAAAAGCCCGGACTACCCGTCGGGCCACGGCACGCTTGGGTGGGTCGCCAGCCTGATCCTGGCCGAGGCGGCGCCTGAGCGGGCCAGCCAGATTGTGCAACGCGGGCGCGCCTTCGGAGAAAGCCGCATCGTTTGCGGCGTCCACAACGCCAGCGCCATCGAGGCGTCCCGTATCACCGGCAGCGCCCTAGTCGCCCGCCTCCACGGCGAGGCGCAGTTCCGCAAGGATATGGACCTGGCCCGCGCCGAGGTCGTCAAAGCCCGCACGACGGCCGCGAAGCCCGATCCGGCCGCCTGCGAAGCCGAGGCCGCCCTGATCGCCAAACCGCCCTTCTGA
- a CDS encoding Fur family transcriptional regulator — protein sequence MGCAHEHDHPGLAGKPLAAEMAAAEARCIRAEQRLTPPRRRVLELLLEAGQPVKAYDLISAFGTDGQAAKPPTVYRALEFLEKLGFAHRIESLNAYVACKHGEAVHSAAFLICDCCGVTQEIDPVVGGAIEAAGAAAGYSIGSVTIEAHGMCAACRA from the coding sequence ATGGGATGTGCGCATGAGCATGATCATCCGGGCCTGGCGGGAAAACCGCTGGCCGCGGAGATGGCGGCGGCCGAAGCGCGGTGCATCCGCGCCGAGCAAAGACTGACTCCGCCGCGCCGAAGGGTGCTGGAGCTGTTGCTGGAAGCCGGTCAGCCGGTGAAGGCTTACGACCTGATCAGCGCCTTCGGGACGGATGGCCAGGCCGCAAAGCCGCCAACGGTCTATCGGGCGCTGGAGTTCCTGGAGAAGCTGGGCTTCGCGCACCGCATCGAAAGCCTGAACGCCTATGTGGCGTGCAAGCATGGAGAGGCGGTCCATTCGGCTGCTTTCCTGATCTGCGACTGCTGCGGGGTCACCCAGGAGATCGACCCGGTGGTCGGCGGCGCCATCGAGGCGGCGGGGGCCGCCGCGGGCTACAGCATCGGTTCGGTGACCATCGAGGCGCACGGCATGTGTGCGGCGTGCCGCGCCTGA
- a CDS encoding thioesterase family protein: MSEQTGVEVWRGGVNTWECDEMGHMNVRFYVAKAMECVAGLAAELGMPGAFTPHTNATLVVRDIHVRFLREAHAGAMLSAEAGVLDIAEDSLCALLIMRHADGQPAATCQVNLSHATARDGLPFPWPAKVLEQAQRLRVNLPDIAKARSVDLSPFESAASLEAAHRLGLLRIGLGVISPQDCDVFGRMRPDVYIGRISDGVNGLVEPLRDIVASHAEPRPTRVGGAALEFHLVFLDWPRAGARYELRSGVMTADAKTFHLIHWMVDPDTGRPWGTAKAVATAFDLDARKIVPIGPEASKALAARFTPGLSR, from the coding sequence GTGAGCGAGCAGACGGGCGTGGAAGTCTGGCGCGGGGGCGTCAACACCTGGGAATGCGACGAGATGGGGCACATGAACGTGCGCTTCTACGTCGCGAAGGCCATGGAATGTGTGGCCGGTCTCGCCGCCGAACTGGGCATGCCTGGCGCCTTCACACCGCATACGAACGCGACCCTGGTGGTCCGCGACATCCATGTGCGCTTCCTGCGCGAAGCTCATGCGGGCGCCATGCTGTCGGCCGAGGCCGGCGTGCTAGATATCGCCGAGGACAGCCTGTGCGCCTTGCTGATCATGCGGCACGCGGATGGCCAGCCAGCTGCGACCTGTCAGGTCAATCTCAGCCACGCGACCGCCCGCGACGGCCTGCCCTTCCCTTGGCCGGCCAAGGTTCTGGAGCAAGCGCAGCGGCTGCGGGTAAATCTTCCCGACATCGCCAAGGCCCGAAGCGTCGATCTTTCGCCCTTCGAAAGCGCTGCCAGCCTGGAGGCGGCTCATCGCCTGGGCCTGCTGCGTATCGGTCTGGGCGTGATCTCGCCCCAGGACTGCGACGTGTTCGGCCGCATGCGTCCGGACGTCTATATCGGCCGGATCTCGGACGGGGTGAACGGCTTGGTCGAACCCCTGCGCGACATCGTCGCCAGCCATGCCGAACCGAGACCCACAAGGGTCGGCGGGGCCGCGCTGGAGTTTCATCTGGTGTTCCTGGACTGGCCGCGGGCCGGCGCGCGCTACGAACTGCGGTCGGGGGTCATGACGGCGGACGCCAAGACCTTTCACTTGATCCACTGGATGGTCGATCCCGACACCGGCCGCCCGTGGGGCACGGCGAAGGCCGTGGCCACCGCCTTCGACCTCGACGCGCGCAAGATCGTTCCGATCGGCCCGGAAGCGTCAAAGGCTCTGGCCGCCCGTTTCACGCCCGGTCTGAGCCGCTAG